In a genomic window of Pelecanus crispus isolate bPelCri1 chromosome 1, bPelCri1.pri, whole genome shotgun sequence:
- the ING4 gene encoding inhibitor of growth protein 4 isoform X1, which produces MMRTTDLDEESSAGIENLPFELQRNFQLMRDLDQRTEDLKSEIDKLATEYISNARTLSSEEKLGLLKQIQEAYGKCKEFGDDKVQLAMQTYEMVDKHIRRLDTDLARFEADLKEKQIESSDYDSSSSKGKKKGRAQKEKKAARARSKGKNSDEEAPKTAQKKLKLVRTSTEYGMPSVTFGNVHPSDVLDMPVDPNEPTYCLCHQVSYGEMIGCDNPDCSIEWFHFACVGLTTKPRGKWFCPRCSQERKKK; this is translated from the exons ATGATGAGAACAACAGACTTAGATGAGGAGTCCTCAGCTG gtATTGAGAACCTGCCGTTTGAATTGCAGAGAAACTTCCAGCTCATGCGAGATCTGGATCAGAGGACGGAAG ACCTCAAGTCAGAGATCGATAAGTTGGCCACGGAGTATATCAGCAATGCACGGACTTTGTCTTCCGAGGAAAAACTGGGGCTTCTCAAGCAAATCCAGGAAGCCTATGGGAAATGCAAGGAGTTTGGCGACGACAAGGTTCAGCTGGCTATGCAGACCTACGAGATG GTCGATAAACACATCCGGCGGCTGGACACAGACCTCGCTCGCTTTGAAGCAGACCTGAAGGAGAAGCAGATAGAGTCGAGTGACTATGACAGTTCTTCCAGCAAGGGCAAGAAGA AGGGCCGAGctcaaaaagagaagaaagctgcCCGTGCTCGCTCTAAAGGGAAGAACTCTGATGAGGAGGCACCAAAAACTGCCCAAAAGAAATTGAAGCTTGTCCGCAC TAGCACAGAGTATGGGATGCCTTCAGTCACCTTTGGAAATGTGCACCCTTCAGATGTATTGGATATGCCCGTGGACCCCAATGAGCCTACTTACTGCCTCTGCCACCAGGTCTCCTATGGGGAAATGATTGGCTGCGACAACCCAGAT TGTTCCATTGAATGGTTTCATTTTGCCTGTGTGGGTCTGACAACAAAACCAAGAGGAAAATG GTTCTGCCCTCGCTGTTcccaggagaggaagaagaagtaA
- the ING4 gene encoding inhibitor of growth protein 4 isoform X2 has protein sequence MRDLDQRTEDLKSEIDKLATEYISNARTLSSEEKLGLLKQIQEAYGKCKEFGDDKVQLAMQTYEMVDKHIRRLDTDLARFEADLKEKQIESSDYDSSSSKGKKKGRAQKEKKAARARSKGKNSDEEAPKTAQKKLKLVRTSTEYGMPSVTFGNVHPSDVLDMPVDPNEPTYCLCHQVSYGEMIGCDNPDCSIEWFHFACVGLTTKPRGKWFCPRCSQERKKK, from the exons ATGCGAGATCTGGATCAGAGGACGGAAG ACCTCAAGTCAGAGATCGATAAGTTGGCCACGGAGTATATCAGCAATGCACGGACTTTGTCTTCCGAGGAAAAACTGGGGCTTCTCAAGCAAATCCAGGAAGCCTATGGGAAATGCAAGGAGTTTGGCGACGACAAGGTTCAGCTGGCTATGCAGACCTACGAGATG GTCGATAAACACATCCGGCGGCTGGACACAGACCTCGCTCGCTTTGAAGCAGACCTGAAGGAGAAGCAGATAGAGTCGAGTGACTATGACAGTTCTTCCAGCAAGGGCAAGAAGA AGGGCCGAGctcaaaaagagaagaaagctgcCCGTGCTCGCTCTAAAGGGAAGAACTCTGATGAGGAGGCACCAAAAACTGCCCAAAAGAAATTGAAGCTTGTCCGCAC TAGCACAGAGTATGGGATGCCTTCAGTCACCTTTGGAAATGTGCACCCTTCAGATGTATTGGATATGCCCGTGGACCCCAATGAGCCTACTTACTGCCTCTGCCACCAGGTCTCCTATGGGGAAATGATTGGCTGCGACAACCCAGAT TGTTCCATTGAATGGTTTCATTTTGCCTGTGTGGGTCTGACAACAAAACCAAGAGGAAAATG GTTCTGCCCTCGCTGTTcccaggagaggaagaagaagtaA